CCCGCATGAATGCCTTCTCTGGTAATAAAGCCACGCCTCCTTCATAAGCAGCTGCACATCAGAACACCGTGGTCTGTGGCTGCAGGAGGTATGatggtggagctggaggagaaggtgaCGCAGCTGGAGAGCTGGACTGAAGGTAAAGGCCTCATCGTCCGGGGAGCCGCCGGAACTTTCTGCTCCGGTTCTGACCTCAACGCTGTCAGAGCCATATCTAACCCACAGGTGAGATACCAGATTTACACTTCCTGAGGTCAGTGAGTGATGAGCGTTTGGTTTGGTCTAGGATGGGATGAAAATGTGTATGTTCATGCAGAACGTTCTGATGCGGCTGCTCAGGTCAGTGTGAAGGcctctggaattgaccttaagGTTGTTGATCTAAAAGTCAACCACCACGTCTCTCCCTGCAGGCTGCCGCTGATTTCAGTTGCCCTTGTTGAGGGAAGAGCTCTGGGAGGAGGAGCCGAACTCACCACCGCCTGTGATTTCAGGTGCATtatagcagtgtttttcaacttgtGTGCCGCGAGAGActgtcagctgtgtgtgtccgGAGATAGAAGTGGCCAATATGATATTAAATTACAATTAGAATGTGTCGATGAGCAACCGACGTGAggcgatcacatggattcactgacattctttctatacactatactgTAGAGCTGCTGTGTGTCGAGGCGCTTTGTCCGTCAGTcgaagcagcgctgctgtggtgcgcggcgctcctcttcccacaagAAGCCGCtgacatgcgcaacttccagctgtttttaaacctaatGCCCctttaacttgaccacacactttcaccacagaaccatggagggagggatccttgtcagacccgcgacgccaaagactgtctgcaccacagagctaatgtgacgtctcacttcaaaactttgataCCCATgaactgtcaaagtttgctctgtgttttaaaagttgccgaaaaactaaatgcgctccaaaatgtaaagagagaaataattgtttttatgaagcaagttcaggcaaagaatgctaaggattagtctggaaactcaaaactactataaaaacatgcaaaagagaagtgataacatcgaaacagttatttaaagtaagtaaataaataaaaaaaatcatgatatattttgccacgTGTATTACCTTTTAAGGGCTTTATAAgtaaatatggtatggtatggtaaacagcctggcaaaataacaacccagtgtcagtagctagtttttcacaaatgaatagggattttctataggactttattACTTTGGAGATAtgccttgggatttttttttcaaagaaccAATGGTGGCGTGggtagaaaaaggttgaaaaacactacaTTAATGAGTGCTACATGAACTTTGACTTATTGATTTGATAGGTGCTGCTAGTCACATGGTTGTGTTTCTACTTCTATCTCCTTCAGGTTAATGGCACCTGGCAGTGTGATccagtttgtccacaaacacATGGGACTTGTCCCAGGATGGGGAGGCGCCGCACGACTGGTCCACATTGTCGGAAGCCAGAATTCACTTAAGCTGCTCGGTGGTGCCCTAAAAATAGACCCTGATTTTGGGCTGCAGATCAAACTGGCGGATGGAGtcctggaggaaggagaggcgCCGCCGCTGAGCCAGGCGGAGACTTGGCTGGCTCGCTACACCAAAGGTCCTGCAGCGGTGAGCCAGGCCGTGAAGCAGGTGGTGTTGTCGGGCAGAGATCTCCCTCTAGCTGACGCTCTCAGGACTGAGAAGGATGTTTTCGGAACGGTGTGGGGAGGAGCCGCTAACTTGGAAGCACTGGCCAGGAAGTCCAAACATAAATGAAACCCACTGGTGTCAGAAATTTATGTGACTTTTCACAGACTTAATAAACCCGTATGATTGTGACCACTGGTTATGAGTCACAGAATGGGCTGCAGAAGGTAAATAAGAGGAACATTGATGTGCCCTGGTGAAGGAGTCCATCCTAATTGGACATGCAGGGTGACAGACGGTGTCTTCTGTTTCACAACCTGGGATCAGTGTTTGCTGGACAGACGCCCAGCAGGACGCTACTGGAATATTGAGCAGCTCCAAGCAGAAGCAAACCATCGGTTCCACCTGTCTCTTTTCCGTCCACTGGTTGTATAGTTGGTGCTGTCATTCGCACAAAAAAAACGTTGCATGTGATATACATCAGCAACAACCATAAGTATCTTAAAACAGCACGTGGGTCGCACTAtaacattaatatttcatttaaaatgctccAAAATAATCAACAGCTGTGGGTGTTTTTCACAAAGAAACAATTGTCTGCcgtttttaaaattttattcttCAGGATGGAAAGTCTAAAAGTGAACCGATATTGTAAGCgcaaaaagaaattcaaagtaAACGGACACTCCTGTAGTTCTCAGATTTACAATCATCTGCAAAGAAAATAAGACATCTTACCAGTCAAAATAGAACATCTGTCAACCAGCAGCGTTGAAAAGAACTCTCATGCACAAACACTTGAGTGACACTATGACCGACCTAATTTCATGAAACGTGGTGAGTCGCAATCGAAAGCCTATAAAGTCTTCTGAATGACTGGGAATTAAATCTTCGTAACAGTCCAAATTGAGACAGAAAAGATCAAGGCTTGCTCCAACATTTTACTGCCAAGCCAGAGGTTAGCTCACCTGCCAAATGAAGTCCTTTCTGAGAATATTTCTTCAGTCATACTCAATAACACGGCCTGTGTTAGCTGAGAGAGTCAAGGATTGTTAGATCGAAGACAAAAATGGAGCCCATCACTGATTTATCTCATCTCCCCGCTACTTTTTCTCAAATCTAAAATAAACATGCTGAACACACCGACGTCAGATGTCCAGCCGAACCATTTCAACCCACACGACGGTCCACATGGACAGAGAGGACTTCAGTTCGTACAAAAACAACTTATTCTGCTGTAGAAACTTCACTTTTGGCCTCAAAACAAGAACATAGCCGCCTATTGACCCAGAGGAGAAAGTCTCAGCCACGCAAATCTGCAAAATCCCAATCCGCAACAAGTTGTCTGGGCTTGTTGCTTCGCTGCTATGGTACCATCTGCTCCGTGACTCAGTCAAATCACCACAAAGTAAAGAATAAATTAAGAGAATGGAACACAGCCACTTGTGGAGGACAGGCTTTGTTTGTATCTGCCACGACGTTACACTTCAGTCATTGTACACTGACCGTCTGGCATTCTGGACCTTCCGCTGCTGCCGGAGGAGGATGGGGGGGAGCTGGACTCGGCTCCCGGGAGAGCTCTGTCCTCTGGGTTCAGTCTTTGCCGTCGTGGTCTGTCCTCCCAAGGCTCCACCTGCTCTCCATCTCCCCCATCCTCATCGTCCTCATCCGCCTCGTCATCGCTCCACTCTCCGGATCCAGACTCATCTATAGAGATGTGGAGGTCAGATGACCTGGAAGGTGAggcctcttcatcctcctcctcctcctctccctcacctgCCCCAGCTCGCTCTTGAGGGGGGGTGGGTCTGGGGCTAATCTGAAGCTGTGAAAGGGCATCCTCCAGAGATGGGCTCCTGCTGTTTCCAGGCTGACCACCTAGTGAGATAGGCGGTCTGGCAATAGTGGGAATGGATGGCAGTGTAGTTGCGGCCAGCTGTTGTCCACCAGCAGCATCGGCTCCATCGGCGGAGTTTTCTCTGCCAGCAGCCCCAAGCGCCCCATTGACACCCTCGGTGTCTAGTCTTAGTCCAGCCACACCCTTCTTGGGGATGTCCAAAACGTCCCTCTTCATCTTGCGTCTACGGCCGTGTTCGTTGCGCCGGTACTGAACCATGTTCTCCAAATCGGCCACATACAAAAACCCGGCGATGAGCATTTCTGCCGTCTTCTTGCCTTTGGAGAAAGCATCCTCCAGCTCGCGGCTGGTTCTCTCGTCGTACTGCCACCAACCATTTCGGCCCTCGTAGTACCACGCGTGGTCACTTGCCGCCCCTCCTCTGCCCCCGGCTGAAGCTTTCAGTTCCTCCGGAGACAGGAGTGTCGGCCGCTCCAGAAAGTCATCCggcacttcctgtctgcagaGAGCGCAGCGCTTGCTCTGCCAGGACGCTCCCTTCACACACAGGAAGCAGAAGACATGGTGGCAGGGCAACTGAACCGGGTGCACGCAGCTTTGGAGACATATGGCACACTCTGGGACGGAGAGCGCTGGAGATGGGTTGCTGGAACCAGAACATGCGTCTGCGTTGTTCCCACTGCCACCACCACTGCTGCCGCCACCTTTTTTACTGGATGGCAAGGAGCCAACAGAGTGGTCCACCTCCCCACAGCTGGCCATCCTGAATCCTAAAAAACAGACAGATTTCTAATTGCTACATCgaaatattgaatatttgtGAGAAAGATCTTTATTGTATAAATTGCAAAGAATACTTACTGTAAGTTCCTCTAGTGCTCTTAAATCATTGGTAGTGTTGTGGACTCTAAAGTGAACACAGCAAGAGGAAAAACATGAATTtcaataaaccttttttttcatttttgatgttgaattCCTTTGTGCATTGGGGACAAAAGTCTTACAAAGTAATAGAGTAGAGTAGGCTCAAAAGCTAAACTCACCTTCATGTTATTCAATGGCTGTTGGTGTTGACTTAATATTCAAGTTTACAATTTATATCATTTATAGCAAAGGCaagatcacattttttttcctcagattttGTGGTGGCGCAAGAAATCTGTTCCGCTTGACCCAATTACTGTGATTGAAAGCCTGCAGTCAGTTTAATTCCTTGTGGATGATTGTGGCGGTCGTCCTTACAATACAAGTAATCTGTGCTGATTGTCATTATGTTGTTTAGTGCTTTTTGGTCTCTACAACCCACAAATATATCACAACTACTATATGTAACAACCTATATAACCATGCTCCACAGTTAAGGAACAGACCTACAGGATGAACTCAAACTGTACCGTATAAAACCAGCCTAATATACAATGCAAACTGCTATGTCTTGTGTAAAAATCTAGGCAGCAG
This window of the Synchiropus splendidus isolate RoL2022-P1 chromosome 12, RoL_Sspl_1.0, whole genome shotgun sequence genome carries:
- the echdc1 gene encoding ethylmalonyl-CoA decarboxylase, with product MVLCAVERCLRKSCGVWSRLHSSQRRSCVYSSRHGFNQDEIRGKLSAFPGGSIDLLQQESGIAVLTVNNPSRMNAFSGGMMVELEEKVTQLESWTEGKGLIVRGAAGTFCSGSDLNAVRAISNPQDGMKMCMFMQNVLMRLLRLPLISVALVEGRALGGGAELTTACDFRLMAPGSVIQFVHKHMGLVPGWGGAARLVHIVGSQNSLKLLGGALKIDPDFGLQIKLADGVLEEGEAPPLSQAETWLARYTKGPAAVSQAVKQVVLSGRDLPLADALRTEKDVFGTVWGGAANLEALARKSKHK
- the LOC128768332 gene encoding E3 ubiquitin-protein ligase rnf146-like, whose product is MASCGEVDHSVGSLPSSKKGGGSSGGGSGNNADACSGSSNPSPALSVPECAICLQSCVHPVQLPCHHVFCFLCVKGASWQSKRCALCRQEVPDDFLERPTLLSPEELKASAGGRGGAASDHAWYYEGRNGWWQYDERTSRELEDAFSKGKKTAEMLIAGFLYVADLENMVQYRRNEHGRRRKMKRDVLDIPKKGVAGLRLDTEGVNGALGAAGRENSADGADAAGGQQLAATTLPSIPTIARPPISLGGQPGNSRSPSLEDALSQLQISPRPTPPQERAGAGEGEEEEEDEEASPSRSSDLHISIDESGSGEWSDDEADEDDEDGGDGEQVEPWEDRPRRQRLNPEDRALPGAESSSPPSSSGSSGRSRMPDGQCTMTEV